GGTTGAACTCGCTAAAGCTGTGGAAGAGGTTGCTGCCGGAGAGGGAGCCCATATCAGAGGTGATGGCATAATCCCCATCTACCGGATTTAAAACACCTACCTGCTCCGGATTGAGAGAACCATCGAGAACGATGCCGTCACCGGATCCGGCCCAAGCTACCATGGGTGCAGAAAACAGACAGGCTGATAGAAGGAAAAACGGAAAACAATTTTTCATTATCATAAAAAAATGCCTGACAATGAAATGACTTGGAACAATATACACCCTCACGCTTCCCTGGTTGGGATGTCCCAATAAGGCCACCACATAGAGGCACCTCCCTTTTGGAATCAAATCAATAAGCCTGCCAGCTCAGCTGAAAGTGAATCCCCTCATCCTGAAGATCGTGACCGGTATGTTCGGTGTTGCGGAAGGGATGAGCCCAATAGAGTTCAGCCAGAATTTTTTTGGTGGGTTGCCAGGTCAGCCCCAAACCGGCACTGGAAATATGTTTGGGATCGGGCCACTGGTCGGTGTCGTTGTTCCAGCCCATACCAAAATCGATAAAGGGAATGGCCCGCACCGCCCCCTCTCCCTCGTGGCTGAGGCCGGAGATGGGCAGCTCCCAGATGGGCAGGGAATATTCCAGGGAAGTGGTAAAGCCGTTATCCCGCAACATTTCGTTTTCCCGATAGCCCCGGACACTCGAACCGCCACCGATGGAAAATTTTTCCATGGAAAACAGTGGGTCGTCGCTTAATTGACCATCCAGGCGAAAAAGTGCCTGATGCCCCGAATCCCCTATCCGCTGGGCCAGCTGAAACTGTCCGAGCCAGCTGAAAAAGGTTCCGTCATAGCCCGGTTTTCCCTCGATGAGGCTGTTACCGGGATCGGTGACGATCTTATCCATGGGCTTCAAGCCCCGGCTGAAGGTAGAACGAGCGGCGATCACCCGGTTTTGATCCCGATCCAGCCAATCCTGGATAAAGCGCAGGGCGGTAACCTCGGTCAGGCCGTCGTGACGGGTCTCATATTCATAGGTTTCCCCATAAAACCCACTCCCCAGATCGTCGCTCATGAGGCTGCGCCGCCACTCCATGCGCAGCTCCATGGCAAAGGTCTGATTGGGTGTGCGATAGAAAGGGTGCTTGACGCCCAGCCCGATGGTCTCCATTTCGCTCTGCACATTGAGGCTGGCAAAAGGCTCATCGATCAGGGCCGACTCGATGTGTTGATAGTCGATTCGCAAGCTGGTGTCCCAGGGACCGATGGGCAGCTCGTAAAAAAGCCGCCAATCTTCCTGGCTCCGGGTGGAGCCGAAGCGAATGCCGAATTGATCCCCGTGACCGGTGGCGCTGTAGTGGACCGCCTCCACCTCCCCCCGGATGGAACCGATGGCAGGGGAGCGATTGTTAGACAAGCGAAAATCCAAACGCAGGGGAAGAGCCTCTTCCACCTTGAGCTGTAAGCGGCTCTCTCCAGGCTCCACCCCCGGCCCCAACTCACCGTTCAGGCGCTTGATCAGGGGGGATTGTTGGAGAATCAGCATCTGCTGGCGCAGAGCGTCGATGTTGAGAGGGGTGCCCGCCCCGACCTTCAGGCGATCACCGAGATATTGGGGAGTGAGCCAGTTGGTGCCGGAAATATCGAGGCTGGTCAAAGCCCCTTCGACGATCTGATATTCAATCACCCCGTCGCTGACATCCTGATTGGGCAACAGCGCCCCGGAGTTGATATATCCCCGGTCGATATAGTGGCGGGTCAAAATGTGCCGGATCTCCTGGAGCTCTCCGGAGGTCACTTCACGATTTTCAAACTCTACCACCAGATCATGAAGCTCTTTATCGCTGAAAGCGGTGTGGCCGACAAAGCGGATCTCCATGACGAACAGCGCCGCCATGCCAGGCAGGGCATCATATTCGGCATCCCTTGGCACCGGAGGCAGCACCATCTCGACCCCCTCTTCGCCATCTTGGTAGGCCGGTTTGTCAAGCATCCGCTCACTGGGCCGTTCAGAGAGCGCTCCCACCGCCCCACTCCCAGCGCCGTCAGCGGCCAAGGCAGAGGAAAATCCTGACATAACCGCCCCCCCCAAAGAGAGGGTCGCCAGCAACAGCCAAGCCCCAGGGGAAGCTGTGCGACTGAACTGACAGCTGGACTCCAGGCGAGCCATAGAGATCGTTTTTTCAGCTTGAATGATAGGCTTATTCATAAGACCAGTATTATATTTTTGAATATCAGTTAGGCATGCTGTCGGCAAAGGGGTTTAATAGGATGTTGAACATCCCGTTGTCAACAGAGATCTGATATCTTATACTTTTTCATTTTACTTGATCCCTTTGTTCTATTGGATGAAATCATGAATTTCAATTACAGACAGCTTCACAACAAGCTTCTTGAAAACGAATCAACCTCCATTATAACACCTCCTCGCCATATTGGTTGGATTGGTCTGTTTTTGCTGCTCATATTTTCAGCTTCCCTGGCATTGGCAGCCACTCCTGCTGCCCCCCCCTCTCACTCTGACGCGCTCCTGCCCCCCTCCTCCTCTCAAGCCCTGAGCGGCCCGGGGGGAGCACTTCTCAAAGAGGGCTTGACCCATTATCAACGGGGAGCCTTCCAGAAGGCCATTGAGAGCTGGAACCAGGGGATTGTCCTGTTTAATAAACAACAAACCCCCCAGGGACTGGGAGAGAGCCTGATCCGAATAGCCGAAGCCTATCAGCGATTGGGCCATCTGGAGCAGGCGATTGATCACTATCGCCGGGGAATGGAAGTGATACAAGCCTCAGGCTCCCCGGCCCAGACAGCCCTGGTGATGAGCGCCCTGGGAGATGCCTATCTGGGAGCAGGGCTTCAGGATGCCGCCCGCAAAACCCAGGAAAAGGCCCTGGAAATAGCCCGTACCACTCAAAACCCCACGATCCTCGCGGTGGTCCTGAACAACCACGGCAACCTCCTGGCGGCCATCAAAGAAAATGGCTCGGCCCGCAAAGCCTATAAAGAGAGCATCGCCCTCTCCAGAAAACGGGGCAACACCCCTCTCCTGACCAAAGGCTTGATCAACGCCGCCCGCACCGCTGCCACCGATGGCGATTCGGGGGAGGCTGGCAACAAGCTGACCGAAGCTGGCATTCTGCTGAACCAAAGCCCTGACAGCCATCAAAAGGCCTCTCAGCTGATAACCATTGGCCGCCTGCTAGGAGAGCTGCGGGCAGAAGGGGGAGCCCCCTGGCTCGCCATCCGGGGACAAGCCATCCTGGATGAAGCGCTTCGGGTGAGCAAACATTTCAATGATAAACGCCTCCTCTCCCTGGCCTGGGGCAACATGGGCCGACTCTACGAGCTGGAGGGGCAAATTGAAGAGGCCCAGATCCTCACCCGACGCGCCCTTTTCGCCGCCCAGGAAGCCTCCCTTGCCGAATCCCTCTATCTTTGGCAGTGGCAGAGTGGACGCTTGGCCCGGGCCCGGGGGAAACCGAATGCCGCCATCGCCCATTATCGGCGAGCTGTGGAAACCATCCAAGCCATCCGCCACGATCTCACCGTCGGATTCAGCGGTTTTGGTGGCTCCTTCCGCAACGAGGCAGGACCGGTTTTTTTCGAGCTGGCCGATCTGCTCCTGAAACAATCTTCGATTATTTCCGAACCGCAACAAAAACAGCAGCTGCTTCAGGAAGCCCGAGCCGCTGTGGAGCAACTCAAGGCGGCGGAGCTGGAAGATTATTTTCAGGACGATTGTGTCGCTGCGGCCCGCTCCAAGGTGACCGGCCTGGAGGGAATCGGCCAGGACACAGCTATCTATTATCCGATTTTACTCAAAGAGCGTACTGAAATTCTCCTGGGGCTTAACGATGGCATCCGCCAATATACCATCCCCGTCGGTCGAGCTGAACTCACCCGGGAGATCCGCCAATTCCGCCGCCGATTGGAGCAGCGCACCTCCCGACGCTATCTGCGCCACGCCCAGGCCCTTTATGAATGGCTCATCAAACCCCTCTCCGACACCCTCACTGAAGAAGGCATCACCACCCTGGTAGTGGTCCCCGACGGCCCCCTGCGCACCGTTCCCTTCGCCGCCCTCCACGACGGCAAGGCCTTCCTACTGGAACGGTTTGCCATGGCCACCACCCCGGGACTCACCCTGACTGATCCCAAACCGATCCGACGGGAAGCCTCCAGCGTGCTTTTAAATGGTCTTACCGAAGCGGTACACGGCTTTCCACCGTTGCCCTTCGTTGAGGGAGAACTCAAGGAAATTCAAGAACTTTATGGCGCAAAAACCCTGCAAAACAAAACCTTCAAAGTCGATAGCGTCGGCAATGAGTTGAACGAAACCCCCTACAATATCGTCCATATCGCTTCTCACGCCCAGTTTCGCAGCAAGGTGGAAGATACCTTTCTACTGGCCTACGATGGCCGCTTGAGCATGGACCATCTGGATCAATTCATGGGGCTTGGCCACTATCGGGATCGACCGGTGGAGCTTCTGACCTTGAGCGCCTGTCAAACCGCTGCGGGGGATGATCGGGCGGCATTGGGCCTGGCTGGAGTCGCCATCAAGGCTGGTGCTCGCAGCGCCTTGGCCACCCTTTGGTTCATCAACGACCAAGCCTCCTCCCAACTGGTGACCGAATTTTATCATCAGCTCCAGGATCCGAACATTTCCAAGGCCCAAGCCCTGCGCCAGGCCCAGCAGATCATTATCCAGGATAAACGCTACCAACATCCCGGCTACTGGTCCCCCTTTCTGCTGATCGGCAATTGGCTTTGATCCCCCAGCCCCTGTGAGACAACCTGGATAGAGATGGCGACCGACACCCCCATACAGCACTGGAAAAAACGTCTCCAACCCGTCGGTATCTGCCTGCTGATCAGTGGCGTGGTTTTCCTGCTTCTGTGGTTGGCACGAACATCGGGGAGCCTGCAATATTGGGAGCTTGGTGCTTTTGATCAAACCCTGCGCTGGCGATTCGAAACCCAGCCGGTGGATGACAGGATCCACCTGATCGGGGTGGACGAAGAGGATATCAACCGCCTGGGTTGGCCCCTGAGCGATGAGATTGTGGCCCGGGCGTTGGAAAAAATAGCACTCCAAAATCCGGCCATGGTGGGGATCGACCTCTACCGGGAACAGCCCAGGCCTCCAGGCCATGAGCGTTTGATGACCCTGCTGGACGACACCCCGAACATCATCGCCGTGATGAAATTTCAGGATGCCAGCGGTCGCCAGATTCCCCCTCCCCCCGTTCTGGTTGGCAGTGATCGGGCGGCCTTTTCCGACTTAGTAGTGGATGGAGATGGGGTGGTGCGTCGCGGATTGCTTTTTCTGGATGATGGCGTCCATTTTTCCCTCTCCTTTGCCCTACGGCTCGCTCTGGGATACCTGGCCCCCTCCGGCATTGGCCTGGAACCAGGGGAAGGTAACCCCCAGCACGCCGGGCTTGGCCAGACCACCATCCCCCCCCTGGAATCAAATGATGGTGGCTATGTCGAAGCAGACACCCGGGGCTATCAATTTTTATTCAACTATCCCGGTGCCCCAGCTCCCTTTGGGGAGCACTCTCTGAGGGATCTTCTGGATGGAACCATCCCCCCGGGAACCCTGACCGATAAAATCATTATTTTTGGTGCCGCCGCTGACAGCGTCAAAGACCAGTTTTCCACCCCCGTCAACTGGGGGGGAGTGACCGATCAGCCCTTTGTCTTCGGCTTTTCCATCCACGCCTACGCCGTTTCTCAACTTCTGGAGATGGCCCTGGATGGGAAAGGATTGATTCAATCCCTCTCCGATCCCCTGGAAGGGGGTTGGATCTGGTTCTGGTCCCTGATTGGCGGGCTGGCCGGTCTCTGGGCTGGAAGAGGAGGCAGAACCACCCTTCGCCTGGCTCTGTCGGTGACTGGGGGCAGCCTGATCATCGGGATCCTATGCGTCTGGTTTCTGGAACAGGGGCTGTGGCTGCCCTTTTTTCCACCGCTGTTGGGTTTTCAGGCCACGCTTATCCTCATCACCGCCCACCTTTCCCACCAGGAACGCCTCCAACGCAATACCGTCATGCAGCTCTTCTCCTCCGCCGTCTCCCCGGAAGTGGCTGAAGAAATCTGGCAAAACCGCGAAGAGGTCCTGGCCCAGGGCAGACCCCGACCCAAACGACTCACCGCCACGGTTCTTTTTACCGACCTGGTCGCCTTCACACCGATCTCGGAAGGAATGGATCCGGAACTGCTCATGGATTGGCTGAACGAATATATGGATGTCATGGCCAACGCCGTCACCCACCATGGGGGGGTGGTGGATAAATTTATCGGTGATGCCATCATGGCGGTGTTTGGAGTGCCCATAGCCCGGGAAAGTGAAGAGGAGATCGACCAGGATGCCATTCAGGCGGTCTCCTGTGCTCTGGCTATGGGGCAGGGGTTGGAAGCGCTGAACCAAAGATGGAAAAAAGAGGGCAAGCCCCCCATGGCCATGCGGGTAGGCATTTTTACCGGTCCTCTGGTGGCCGGGGGATTGGGCTCTACCCAGCGGATGAATTTTACGGTCATCGGCGATACCGTCAATACCGCAGCGCGGCTGGAAAGCTATAAACCCGCCCTCCCGGACGCCTCTCCCCCTCCGGAGCCCGAGGTGTGTCGCATTTTAATCGGTGAGACCACCCACGCCCGTCTGGGGGATCGATTTCAAAAAGAATTGGTCGACACTGTTTTGTTGAAAGGGAAAGATAAACGGATTACAATATATCGGGTGACTGGTTCGTAACCCAGCACCAACCATCTTAAGCAAGACAAGAATATTTCAGTAATCCAATTTAAGCGCTACCTCAAGAAACAACATGTTCATTGATATAAAAACCGGATCCCCCTATCCAAACAATCCAAACAGCCCATCAATTCCCCTCAGGAGGCCATTGATAATGAACCATCCGTGGATGGCTGTCATGGTGGCTGTAGCCACTTTCCTAGGCTGTTTTTCCTGGCAACCCGTCGCGACAGCAAAAGACAAAAGCCGGGGAGAACGCACAGCTCTGATCGTCTATCGCCCCCCTGTTCGGGGAGCACCCTCCAGCCGGGTAGGCGGGGGGGTACGGGGGGTCAATCAAGACTTGCCGAACCTGGAAGCCCTGGTACCGGAACACACAGGATACACCTCCCAACCCCAGCCGAGCCTCTACTGGTTTATCTCCAAGCCCAGCCGGGCCGAAATGGAAATCATTCTCCTGGATGACAACCCCCTGGCCATCGATCCGATTCTGGCCACCACCATGACCATGGACCGTGCGGGTTTTTATCGTCTTGACCTGGCCAAGTTCAATATCCGCCTGAAACCCGGTGTGGAATATCAGTGGTCAGTCACCATCATGGGCGATCCAGAACACCCTTCAGGGGATATCGTCTCTGGCGGAGGGGTTAAATATGTCGAAAAAAGCCAGATGCTGCAGGAGGTTTTATCTGAGGCCCACAAAAGGGAGCATGGCATTATTTTTGCCCGAGAGGGGTATTGGTATGATGCCATCACCGAGCTTTCAGAAAAAATCCTCGTCAACCCCGACAGCCGAAAATTCCGCAAACTCCGGGCACAACTTCTGGAACAGGCGGGACTGACCCAGGCAGCAGCGGCTGAGTTGATCAAATATCGGCAGCTGGAAAAAATTTCCAAACACCGCCGCCCAGAAAGCCAACGGCGCATCATCCAAGCCAAGGATATCCATCCCTGACCGATGCCATTTCCAGGAGGCCTTCGCGTAGGATGGTGGTGAGCCGTGTGAACCCCATCAATCAAGACGGATGGAGCTTTTTAATTTGGAACGACCAGACCTTGGGCACCCTCACTGAAGGAATGGTTGGAACACGATTAAAAAAACGTGCTGGATGATACTGGCACCCCCTTCCTTAACAGGCTGACCTGGAAACAACCGGGGCGTAAAGGGAAGTGGGAAACAAGCCCCACCTCCCTTTCATTTAAAAACCCCATCTCACCCAGCCCTCACCCCGGAGATGAAAAAGACCCACCCCCCTTCAAAGGCGGACGCCCCCAGTCGATTCAGATCCCTTCGATGTGACGCACTCCTGCCATAGGCACATAACCCTTTTTCTTGCCCAACTCCTTGAAATGATGATGTTTGTGATGGCCGGCGGACTCCACCGGCAGATGGCCATCGAGAAAATGGCGGGCTGCTTCGTCCGGATCCCTTTCGTTGGTTACAAAGGGAATGATCCGATCTTTTTTGAGCTGACGCTCCAGAGGCTTGTCCATTTGCATGGCGATCAACACCTGCACCCCATCCAGGGGATGTACTTTGTTTTTCAGGTCAAACCCCTCCAAGGCCTGATCCTCGGAGAGTGACAGCAGGTGTTTGTTGTGAATCTCCCCATCGACGATCTCAAACACCCAAAAGTTGAGACACTTTTCCAAAGCTCCGGATACCAGCTCCTTGTCCTGACATGCAATGGCAATGTTCATAACCTTGACCCTCCAACGACAGATGACAAAACCACTTTCAAGGGGCCCCATACCCCTGCTGCATCATCCCAAATCCGGCAGTTGGGCCTACGCACATACCCCGGGACCGCCTCCCCCTCACTGAAACCCAAAGGAACAAACCAGCTTCCGCCCCCCTCCTCCAGACTTTTCCCTGTGTCCACTCCTTCCTCTTCTTTTTGGCAGTGGCAGAGGTGCTTTTGTTCCCATTTCATCCCCTGCAAATGGAGTGAAAATGACATTTTTTGGGCCCCTGTCATCAAAATGGTGGATATCAATGGCGGCTGGAACAAATCATTCGGTCAAATCGATGGCCTGCAACAAGAAGGAGGCCGGATGTCGCTGAAATAGATCGTGGCCCACTTAGCAGGCGTGAACCGCGTTGACAGAGTCGATGGGCATTGTTATCTTTCGACCGATTTCCCGCCACAAGACTTGGGAACGCCAACCGCCGGCCTCGTTTGCACAATGCTCACCCAACGCCAAACCGAAATTCTCAGGCTGGTCGTCCAGTCCCATATCGATAATGGAGCCCCCGTGGGTTCCCAAACGGTGAGTGAGCGCTCCACCCTGTCGGTTTCACCGGCCACCATCCGCAATGCCATGTCGGAACTGGAAAGCCTGGGGCTACTCACCCAACCCCACCGCTCCGCCGGTCGCATTCCCACGGACCAAGGCTTCAGAGCCTATGTGGATGGACTCAACGAGGCCCACTTGACCGACCGGGAGATGGAACAAATCCTCAAGGCGTGTGAAACCGGTGGTGATGATCTGGGTGCCACCCTCGACTCCGCCTGTCAGGCCATGGCTTCCCTCATCCCCTACACCTGCCTGGTACGCCCTCCCAGCCTGGATGAAGCCCAGCTGGATCGCATCCAGTTTGTCGAGCTTTCTGAAAACCGGGTGCTGGCGATCCTGGCTTCCTGCTCCGGACAGGTGCAACATCGTATATTTCTGACAGAAACAGCCTACTCCCGTCGGGAACTGGACGGCTTCGGTGATGCCTTGAGCCGCCGCCTGGAAGGGTTAAACCTTAACCAGGTCAAAGACCGCCTGGAACAGGAAGTGGCCCGGGGCGAACGCCGCTATCGGGAACTCTGCCACCGCCTGCTTACCACCGTTCGTACCGCTTCGGTGCGTGGTGGCCACCTGATCATCAATGGCCGCTCCAATCTTTTTGGCGTGCCTGAATGGGACGACACCACTGAAATTCGTGGCATTCTGGAAATGCTTGATGAAAAAAAGAAACTGGTGGAACTCCTGGACCATTGCCTCCACGCGGATGGCGTGCAACTTTTCATAGGTTCCGAGTCCCACCTGGGACCGGCTCGGGGATGCTCTGTGGTCGCAGCCAAGTTTTTGGGCCCCGAAAGCCGTCTGTTGGGCACCTTGGGTGTGCTGGGACCCACCCGTCTGGATTATGCCCAGGTCATTCCCCTGGTGGATTTTACCGCAAGAGCCCTCTCCGGGCTGCTCTCCCCCAAGGCACCGGCTTCCACCGGAAAAAAGCCTGTAAGGGATCACAATGAATAAGGAGATCCGTAACTTCTCATGACCGACAACGACCAACCCAATCCGGCTCCCAGCCGGGAAGAGGCCGCACCTGGTACCAATGAGAGCCAGGAGGAAGTATCGGCCCAAACCGCCACAGGGGGTGCCGACATGGCAGCGGAAGAACAACCGGAAGCAGGCGTTGAAGAAACCACCGATCCCAATGTCGATGCAGAAGCCTCCCAGACAGAGGCCGAGGAGCACCCGACTGAAGAAGATGCCGATGGTGAAACCTGCCCTGTGGGGGGAGATCTGGGGGATGCGGAATCACAGACCTTGCGAATCCAACTTCAGGAAGCCCTCGACGAAAAAGAGGAAAAGCACCATCTCTATCTGCGAACGCTGGCAGAGATGGAAAACCTGCGCAAACGCACAGCCCGGGAGATCCAGCAGGCCCGAAAATTTGCCGTCGAAGGGTTTTCCAAAGATCTCTTGAGCGTGGCCGACAACATGGAACGGGCACTGACCGCCATCCCGGAAAGCGATGACGACAATCTCAAAAACATCGTCCAGGGCGTCGTGATGATTCAAAGTGAACTCAACCGGGTCATGGGTAACCACGGCATCACCCGCATCGAATCCATGCACTCCCCCTTTGATCCCCACCTGCATCAGGCGGTAATCCAGGTGGAGGATGAGGATGCCAAACCCGGAACGGTGGTTCAGGAGATGCAGGCGGGATACCTCCTCAACGAACGTCTCTTGCGCCCTGCCATGGTCGGGGTTGCCAAAGGGGGCTGAAGCCTGCAATAAAAACAGTCATCCCCCCTCGATTGAAACCGGTGATGGATGCAAATAGAGCCGGTGATGGTTGAAAACAGGGCAATGCAACCACAAAGATCAACAGGGAGCCTGAAAAAAAACGCCGGCAACCACTAAATAAAAAATCCCAATACGGCGAAAATAACGGCTGAAGGACGAAAAAATGGCGGGCTGGTCTTGACATAAACCGGAACCGTTTCCATATCTAAGGCAACACCTAAATACCCACTCTGGCATGAACCCCATGTCGAGAGTCTGAGAACTCCTTGGAATTTTGTAAAATACGGCAGGAAAGGGATCGTTTGAGATGAGCAAAGTGATCGGTATCGACTTGGGGACCACCAACTCCTGTGTGGCTATCATGGAAGGTGGAGATCCTAAAGTGATCGAAAACAGCGAGGGTAGCCGGACGACCCCCTCCATGTTGGCTTTTTCCACCAGCGGCGAACGTCTGGTGGGGCAAGCGGCCAAACGTCAGGCAGTCACCAACCCTGAACGCACCATTTCCGCCATCAAGCGCCTGATTGGCCGTCGCTACGACGACCCCACCACCCGTCAGGATATGGACCTGGTCTCCTATGAGATCGTCAAGGCGGACAACGGCGACGCCTGGGTCAATACGGGGGATAAAAACATCAGCCCCTCCGAAGCCTCTGCCATGATTTTGCAAAAAATGCGGCAGACCGCTGAGGACTATCTGGGAGAGAAGGTCACCGATGCCGTGGTGACGGTCCCAGCCTATTTTAACGACGCCCAGCGCCAAGCCACCAAGGATGCGGGTCGGATCTCCGGGTTGAACGTCCTGCGCATCATCAACGAGCCTACTGCAGCGGCCCTGGCCTATGGACTGGACAAGAAGGATGGCCAGACCATCGCGGTTTACGATCTGGGTGGCGGCACCTTCGACATTTCCATCCTGGAAATCGGCGATGGGGTGTTCGAAGTCAAATCCACCAACGGTGACACCTTCCTGGGTGGGGAAGATTTCGACAAAACCATCATCGACTATCTGGCTGAAGAGTTTATTAAAGAGAACGGTATCGATCTGCGTAAGGACAACATGGCTCTGCAACGCCTGAAAGAGGCGGGAGAAAAAGCCAAGATCGAGCTTTCCAACTCCACCCAGACCGATGTCAACCTGCCCTTCATCACCGCCGATGCTTCCGGCCCGAAACATCTGAACGTCAACTTGAGCCGGGCCAAGCTCGAATCCCTGGTAGACAACCTGGTACAACGCACCCTGGAACCCTGTGCCACAGCATTGCGAGATGCCGGTGTCAGCTCCCGAGAGATTGACGAAGTGGTGTTGGTGGGCGGCATGACCCGTATGCCCAAAGTACAGCAGGTGGTGAGCGAATTTTTTGGCAAGGAGCCCCACCG
The nucleotide sequence above comes from Magnetococcales bacterium. Encoded proteins:
- a CDS encoding ShlB/FhaC/HecB family hemolysin secretion/activation protein; this encodes MNKPIIQAEKTISMARLESSCQFSRTASPGAWLLLATLSLGGAVMSGFSSALAADGAGSGAVGALSERPSERMLDKPAYQDGEEGVEMVLPPVPRDAEYDALPGMAALFVMEIRFVGHTAFSDKELHDLVVEFENREVTSGELQEIRHILTRHYIDRGYINSGALLPNQDVSDGVIEYQIVEGALTSLDISGTNWLTPQYLGDRLKVGAGTPLNIDALRQQMLILQQSPLIKRLNGELGPGVEPGESRLQLKVEEALPLRLDFRLSNNRSPAIGSIRGEVEAVHYSATGHGDQFGIRFGSTRSQEDWRLFYELPIGPWDTSLRIDYQHIESALIDEPFASLNVQSEMETIGLGVKHPFYRTPNQTFAMELRMEWRRSLMSDDLGSGFYGETYEYETRHDGLTEVTALRFIQDWLDRDQNRVIAARSTFSRGLKPMDKIVTDPGNSLIEGKPGYDGTFFSWLGQFQLAQRIGDSGHQALFRLDGQLSDDPLFSMEKFSIGGGSSVRGYRENEMLRDNGFTTSLEYSLPIWELPISGLSHEGEGAVRAIPFIDFGMGWNNDTDQWPDPKHISSAGLGLTWQPTKKILAELYWAHPFRNTEHTGHDLQDEGIHFQLSWQAY
- a CDS encoding CHAT domain-containing protein; its protein translation is MNFNYRQLHNKLLENESTSIITPPRHIGWIGLFLLLIFSASLALAATPAAPPSHSDALLPPSSSQALSGPGGALLKEGLTHYQRGAFQKAIESWNQGIVLFNKQQTPQGLGESLIRIAEAYQRLGHLEQAIDHYRRGMEVIQASGSPAQTALVMSALGDAYLGAGLQDAARKTQEKALEIARTTQNPTILAVVLNNHGNLLAAIKENGSARKAYKESIALSRKRGNTPLLTKGLINAARTAATDGDSGEAGNKLTEAGILLNQSPDSHQKASQLITIGRLLGELRAEGGAPWLAIRGQAILDEALRVSKHFNDKRLLSLAWGNMGRLYELEGQIEEAQILTRRALFAAQEASLAESLYLWQWQSGRLARARGKPNAAIAHYRRAVETIQAIRHDLTVGFSGFGGSFRNEAGPVFFELADLLLKQSSIISEPQQKQQLLQEARAAVEQLKAAELEDYFQDDCVAAARSKVTGLEGIGQDTAIYYPILLKERTEILLGLNDGIRQYTIPVGRAELTREIRQFRRRLEQRTSRRYLRHAQALYEWLIKPLSDTLTEEGITTLVVVPDGPLRTVPFAALHDGKAFLLERFAMATTPGLTLTDPKPIRREASSVLLNGLTEAVHGFPPLPFVEGELKEIQELYGAKTLQNKTFKVDSVGNELNETPYNIVHIASHAQFRSKVEDTFLLAYDGRLSMDHLDQFMGLGHYRDRPVELLTLSACQTAAGDDRAALGLAGVAIKAGARSALATLWFINDQASSQLVTEFYHQLQDPNISKAQALRQAQQIIIQDKRYQHPGYWSPFLLIGNWL
- a CDS encoding adenylate/guanylate cyclase domain-containing protein, which codes for MATDTPIQHWKKRLQPVGICLLISGVVFLLLWLARTSGSLQYWELGAFDQTLRWRFETQPVDDRIHLIGVDEEDINRLGWPLSDEIVARALEKIALQNPAMVGIDLYREQPRPPGHERLMTLLDDTPNIIAVMKFQDASGRQIPPPPVLVGSDRAAFSDLVVDGDGVVRRGLLFLDDGVHFSLSFALRLALGYLAPSGIGLEPGEGNPQHAGLGQTTIPPLESNDGGYVEADTRGYQFLFNYPGAPAPFGEHSLRDLLDGTIPPGTLTDKIIIFGAAADSVKDQFSTPVNWGGVTDQPFVFGFSIHAYAVSQLLEMALDGKGLIQSLSDPLEGGWIWFWSLIGGLAGLWAGRGGRTTLRLALSVTGGSLIIGILCVWFLEQGLWLPFFPPLLGFQATLILITAHLSHQERLQRNTVMQLFSSAVSPEVAEEIWQNREEVLAQGRPRPKRLTATVLFTDLVAFTPISEGMDPELLMDWLNEYMDVMANAVTHHGGVVDKFIGDAIMAVFGVPIARESEEEIDQDAIQAVSCALAMGQGLEALNQRWKKEGKPPMAMRVGIFTGPLVAGGLGSTQRMNFTVIGDTVNTAARLESYKPALPDASPPPEPEVCRILIGETTHARLGDRFQKELVDTVLLKGKDKRITIYRVTGS
- a CDS encoding DUF928 domain-containing protein, with protein sequence MNHPWMAVMVAVATFLGCFSWQPVATAKDKSRGERTALIVYRPPVRGAPSSRVGGGVRGVNQDLPNLEALVPEHTGYTSQPQPSLYWFISKPSRAEMEIILLDDNPLAIDPILATTMTMDRAGFYRLDLAKFNIRLKPGVEYQWSVTIMGDPEHPSGDIVSGGGVKYVEKSQMLQEVLSEAHKREHGIIFAREGYWYDAITELSEKILVNPDSRKFRKLRAQLLEQAGLTQAAAAELIKYRQLEKISKHRRPESQRRIIQAKDIHP
- a CDS encoding nitrogen fixation protein codes for the protein MNIAIACQDKELVSGALEKCLNFWVFEIVDGEIHNKHLLSLSEDQALEGFDLKNKVHPLDGVQVLIAMQMDKPLERQLKKDRIIPFVTNERDPDEAARHFLDGHLPVESAGHHKHHHFKELGKKKGYVPMAGVRHIEGI
- the hrcA gene encoding heat-inducible transcription repressor HrcA, yielding MLTQRQTEILRLVVQSHIDNGAPVGSQTVSERSTLSVSPATIRNAMSELESLGLLTQPHRSAGRIPTDQGFRAYVDGLNEAHLTDREMEQILKACETGGDDLGATLDSACQAMASLIPYTCLVRPPSLDEAQLDRIQFVELSENRVLAILASCSGQVQHRIFLTETAYSRRELDGFGDALSRRLEGLNLNQVKDRLEQEVARGERRYRELCHRLLTTVRTASVRGGHLIINGRSNLFGVPEWDDTTEIRGILEMLDEKKKLVELLDHCLHADGVQLFIGSESHLGPARGCSVVAAKFLGPESRLLGTLGVLGPTRLDYAQVIPLVDFTARALSGLLSPKAPASTGKKPVRDHNE
- the grpE gene encoding nucleotide exchange factor GrpE, whose amino-acid sequence is MTDNDQPNPAPSREEAAPGTNESQEEVSAQTATGGADMAAEEQPEAGVEETTDPNVDAEASQTEAEEHPTEEDADGETCPVGGDLGDAESQTLRIQLQEALDEKEEKHHLYLRTLAEMENLRKRTAREIQQARKFAVEGFSKDLLSVADNMERALTAIPESDDDNLKNIVQGVVMIQSELNRVMGNHGITRIESMHSPFDPHLHQAVIQVEDEDAKPGTVVQEMQAGYLLNERLLRPAMVGVAKGG